From Pseudomonas sp. stari2, a single genomic window includes:
- the dnaB gene encoding replicative DNA helicase produces the protein MNEISAPEQYDLQTAALKVPPHSIEAEQAVLGGLMLDNNAWERVLDQVSDGDFYRHDHRLIFRAIAKLADQNSPIDVVTLAEQLDKEGQTSQVGGLGYLGELAKNTPSVANIKAYAQIVRQRATLRQLIGISTEIADSAFNPEGRTAEEILDEAERQIFAIAEARPKTGGPVGVNDLLTKAIDRIDTLFNTADSITGLSTGYTDLDEKTSGLQPADLIIVAGRPSMGKTTFAMNLVENAVLRSDKVVLVYSLEMPGESLIMRMLSSLGRIDQTKVRSGQLEDDDWPRLTSAVNLLNDRKLFIDDTAGISPSEMRARTRRLVREHGDIALIMIDYLQLMQIPGSSGDNRTNEISEISRSLKALAKEFNCPVVALSQLNRSLEQRPNKRPVNSDLRESGAIEQDADVIMFVYRDEVYHPETEHKGIAEIIIGKQRNGPIGFIRLAFIGKYTRFENLAPGSYNFDDDE, from the coding sequence ATGAACGAAATCTCCGCTCCCGAGCAATACGATCTGCAAACCGCTGCCCTGAAGGTGCCGCCGCACTCCATCGAGGCCGAACAGGCCGTGCTCGGTGGTCTGATGCTGGACAACAACGCCTGGGAGCGCGTGCTCGATCAAGTCTCCGACGGCGATTTCTACCGGCATGACCACCGTCTGATTTTCCGTGCGATCGCCAAACTGGCCGATCAGAACTCGCCGATCGACGTCGTGACCCTTGCCGAGCAACTGGACAAGGAAGGTCAGACCTCGCAAGTCGGCGGCCTGGGTTACCTCGGCGAACTGGCGAAAAACACGCCGTCCGTCGCCAACATCAAGGCCTATGCGCAGATCGTTCGCCAGCGTGCGACGTTGCGTCAGTTGATCGGCATCAGCACCGAAATTGCCGATAGCGCTTTCAACCCTGAGGGTCGCACCGCCGAGGAAATCCTCGACGAAGCCGAACGGCAGATTTTCGCGATTGCCGAGGCTCGGCCAAAAACCGGCGGCCCGGTGGGTGTGAATGACCTGTTGACCAAAGCCATCGACCGCATCGACACATTGTTCAACACCGCCGACTCGATCACCGGCCTGTCCACCGGCTACACCGACCTCGACGAGAAGACCAGCGGCCTGCAACCGGCCGACTTGATCATCGTCGCCGGCCGTCCGTCGATGGGTAAGACGACTTTCGCGATGAACCTGGTGGAAAACGCCGTGTTGCGCAGCGACAAGGTAGTGCTGGTGTACTCCCTCGAGATGCCAGGCGAATCGCTGATCATGCGTATGCTGTCGTCCCTCGGCCGCATCGACCAGACCAAGGTGCGTTCCGGCCAACTGGAAGACGACGACTGGCCGCGCCTGACCTCGGCGGTCAATCTGCTCAACGATCGCAAGCTGTTCATCGACGACACCGCCGGCATCAGCCCGTCGGAGATGCGTGCCCGGACCCGGCGTCTGGTGCGCGAGCACGGCGACATCGCCCTGATCATGATCGACTACCTGCAGCTGATGCAGATCCCCGGCTCCAGCGGTGATAACCGGACCAACGAGATTTCCGAGATCTCCCGATCCCTGAAAGCCCTGGCCAAGGAATTCAACTGCCCGGTGGTTGCCCTGTCGCAGCTCAACCGTTCCCTGGAACAACGTCCCAACAAGCGTCCGGTGAACTCCGACTTGCGGGAATCCGGAGCGATCGAGCAGGACGCCGACGTCATCATGTTCGTGTACCGGGACGAGGTGTATCACCCGGAAACCGAGCACAAAGGCATCGCCGAAATCATCATCGGCAAACAGCGGAACGGCCCGATCGGCTTTATCCGCCTGGCCTTCATCGGCAAGTACACGCGCTTCGAAAACCTCGCGCCGGGCAGCTATAACTTCGACGACGACGAGTAA
- the rplI gene encoding 50S ribosomal protein L9, translated as MQLILLEKIANLGNLGDKVNVKAGYGRNYLLPFGKATAATAANLAAFEERRAELEKAAADRKASAESRAAQLAELEVTITATAGDEGKLFGSIGTHDIADALTASGVEVAKSEVRLPNGTIRNVGEFDVAVHLHAEVEATVRVVVVAA; from the coding sequence ATGCAACTGATCCTTCTGGAAAAAATCGCCAACCTGGGCAACCTGGGCGACAAAGTAAACGTTAAGGCCGGTTACGGCCGTAACTACCTGCTGCCTTTCGGCAAAGCCACCGCTGCGACCGCTGCCAACCTGGCTGCGTTCGAAGAGCGTCGTGCTGAGCTGGAAAAAGCCGCTGCCGACCGTAAAGCATCGGCTGAAAGCCGTGCTGCCCAACTGGCCGAGCTGGAAGTGACCATCACTGCCACCGCTGGCGACGAAGGCAAGCTGTTCGGTTCGATCGGTACTCACGACATCGCTGACGCACTGACCGCCTCCGGCGTTGAAGTGGCGAAAAGCGAAGTTCGTCTGCCGAACGGCACCATCCGCAACGTGGGTGAATTCGACGTGGCTGTGCACCTGCACGCCGAAGTTGAAGCCACCGTACGCGTTGTCGTGGTAGCAGCTTAA